In Clostridiales bacterium, a genomic segment contains:
- a CDS encoding Crp/Fnr family transcriptional regulator, giving the protein MKHMFNTYFEGVNADLWHSICKRYGNRKIFDKGERFCYEGQPAYYMGFIESGYFKHIVRDYKGKEQIIGFFFKDAMVADYLSILENADARSEIVAATKAKVIICEGDIVNEVMSKHTEARQALSKMIMCQTYDRLIDLYKKSPKERYLYLIKSCPEILQQITLKELASYLKITPTYISRIRKSLLTE; this is encoded by the coding sequence ATGAAACATATGTTCAATACATATTTTGAAGGAGTCAATGCTGATTTGTGGCACTCTATTTGCAAGCGTTATGGCAACAGAAAGATTTTCGATAAAGGTGAAAGATTCTGTTATGAGGGTCAGCCTGCGTATTATATGGGTTTCATAGAATCAGGCTACTTCAAGCATATCGTGAGGGATTACAAGGGGAAGGAACAAATTATTGGATTTTTCTTTAAGGATGCCATGGTTGCCGATTATCTTTCAATTTTGGAAAATGCAGATGCAAGGAGCGAGATTGTCGCCGCTACAAAAGCCAAAGTTATTATCTGCGAAGGGGATATTGTCAATGAGGTAATGTCCAAACATACGGAAGCGCGACAGGCATTATCAAAAATGATTATGTGCCAGACTTATGACAGGCTGATTGATCTATACAAGAAGTCTCCAAAAGAAAGATACTTATATCTGATAAAAAGCTGTCCGGAGATACTTCAACAGATAACCTTAAAAGAACTTGCTTCTTATCTGAAAATTACACCGACTTACATTAGCCGTATCCGTAAAAGCCTTCTCACTGAATAA